GCGCGGCTCCGCTCCTCCCGTGGGCCGGACCGGGTCGGACCGGGACCTCCCCGCACCCCCCCAACCTGCCGCAGCCGCCGGGACATGCTGGGACTTGCCTGGCTCTGAGCTCACCCCGCTGATGGGAAGCGGCTGTTTTTACGCGACCCTTCCCGGGGGGGCAGAGCGGTCCCTTATACATGAGCGCGGTTCTGGCCGGGTTCAATGACCCCCTGCGCTATAGCCAGGATCATTAACACCCCGCAGTGTGAGCCCAGGGCTCCCGGTGGCTCCCATTCTatgcacagccctgccctgcgCTCACATCgcatccccctccccacagccgCAATGCCGCTGGCGCAGAGCAGGGCCGGCCCGATGCCGTGCAGCAGCAAAGCGTGCAGGAACCTCTTCGGCCCCGTGGACCACGAACAGATCCGGAACGACTTCGAGGAGCTGCTGaggcaggagctggaagaagcTCAGAGACGTTGGAACTTCAACTTCGAGACGGAGACGCCCCTGGATGGGCACTTCAAATGGGAGAGGGTCCTGCTGGCCGAGCTGCCCCCCCGCGAGGCTGAGGCCACCAGCAATGGGAGCTCAGCACCCCGCAGGGTCCCCAGCAAGGATGGTGTCAATGGGGCTCGTTGTGgggcagcccagcagagctcGGAGCTCAGCAGGGTCGGTTCCGCACAGCACTTGAAACGTGGGCAGAGCACAGTCAAAGGTGAGTGGGGGAGGTGGGGTGTCCCTCTGGGTGCCATTGGTGGTGCTGTACCATGGGACTTAGCACATAACCATCTTTGGAGGGGAGAGGCTGCAAATTGACTGAGGGGTGGGCAGCAGAACCAGCCTCGGGTATCCCATAGGTTAAAAAGTCCCCCAGAATGGATCACCAACCTCAGTTCCCATGGCCCAAAGTGGCTCAGCAGTGGGGATGTGGTGGGACCAAGTGATGCAGGGCCCCATCAATGTGAGGCTTAGGAGCTATGAGCCCACCtggttggggttggggtgcTGCCCCGTCCTTCTGCTCTTGATGCATCCCAACTTCTTGCCCTGCAGACTTCTACAGCTCCAAGAGAAGAGTCGTCCATGACAAGCCCAAGCTGTGACCGCTGCTGGGGATGGATGCTGATGCTGCTGTACCCTGGAGGGTGTCGTGGCTCTTTCCCCGCCCTGCACTGTCTTAAGCTGTCTGTACGAAGCGATGCTGAGTCTGTAGTTCCCTATTTATCTGGGGTCCTGAGTGGCCCACACTGTGTGCAATGTATAGGAGGAGCCCACGGGAAGGACTGGAAATGGAGCAGGTGGGGCTGAGGGTGTCCCCTGCCCCGTGCTGGTATTGCCCAGCGCTGTCCTTGCATCATCCTGCTGTCTCACTGCTTGCTGCCAGGCAATGGAGCAGCTCACTGGTGTGGATCACAGCTGGGTGTGAGCCCTGCGTGGAGCTGCTCCCAGTGACTCAGCGATGTGTTTGTCACACAGCGGTGACAAATGTACTGGAGGTGCCCCTTGAGGCGCTGGGCTGCTCCAGGCTCTGCTGACCCATGGCTGGCTGTGCTCTTGGCGTGGTGTTGGCTGGCTGTGCCTCGTGCAATGCTGACACTAAGCTGgatggagagctgctgcttggcACTGCCGGGCTGCTCCTGGAAGAAGTGCCAGCCTTTTTCCTACTCTGGAGCTGAGGGAAGGACCCTGAcctggctctgcagagcagctgctgttgtgTCTGTGACCCCTGTAGgatgcagccctgctctcagtgctgtcGGATCTCAGCACTTTCACTGGGTTCCCCTCCTGCCCCTCTGCGTTGGGACTGGAATTGGCACAGGGTGGTCCCAGGTAGAGGAGGtgggtgctgctcccagctcgTACCGTGATGCACTTTGCTGTCAGAGATGCTGGCGAGTGCCCAGCATTCAATGTTTATTTATGAAAACGCTGTTTTAAGGCTTCTTGGAAGGGGAAATAACCTGTTTGTCTGTGAGTGGAACTGAATAAACACTTGTCTAATGGAAGGGGTGGCTGTTAATGGGAATAACTGCTGTAtggtgtgctgggagctgggggggggggggatgttaTGTGTGGGTTGGGGGTTGCTTTAGGAGTGCAGCAGCCACACTTCTGATGCTGGTGGGGAAGGAgctgtgatggagctgtgggggTTTGGGATGCCCAGCTGTGGGATGGAGCCTTTTTAATCCGGCTGCTACCAaagagggcagggatggggggcTTCTGTTGTGGGTCGGGGTCTGCGGGTGGGTTGGGGTCCGTAGCTGAgccctttgtgctgctgcaaacaGGAAACGAGTGCGTACCGGCAGTTGAGTGCAACCCCAAAGCGGAAGGCTGCCTTGAGTAAGAGAGAGAATGACGGTGTGGGGCCGGGAGGTgcgcagcagcagcaatgcaggctgtgtggggctgatgtcccccccagccctggggagcCCCATAGTGTaacaaggcagcagcagcctgaacCTGAGGGCACGTGGAGAAGGTAAGGCTTGTTCAAGGTGCTGATAGGAAAGTGGGGCAAAGAAAAAGGGGGTGTTGTTGTTTGGGATGCGGGGCTGATGCCTGGCCATGAACCAGTGGGGCTTTAGGCAGTGGTGACCCTCAGCAGGAAGCATCTCAGACAGCTGCCGCCGTTGAAGTCcctttgctatttattttacagctttttcCGTGTTCGGTGCCTCCATTTCATGGCACGCAATGGGCTCCGCTCGCTctgtggggcagggggaggcaCCCAGGGGACTTCCTTGCATCATAAGCTCTCCCATCCCCCCcataaatgctgctgctttggctCTTAGAGGGGCTGGGAACATAGAATGGGGGTAACCCGCATCCTGaccccccctcccacccctccctggggctgtgctgaccTCAAAGGATGTCCCCTCCCCCCACCGTGCCTGTGATGCTGTGGGATGGTGCTGCACGGGAGCCGAAGGGGATGGGGACCATTTGGGGGCCCATTCCTTATTTCCAGTTCACCTTAGGGCTCAGCATTGCCAGAGGAGGGGTGGGACagtgggagaggggaggagggtTCTCCCCCTCTCACTTCTAGTCCCAGTTTGGGCACGTTTCAGAGCCATGAGGATGAGTGGGTCGAGGCAGGGGGTGTGAATGGAAACCTCCCCGAGGTCACAGGAGGTGACTCAGGGCTGTGAAAGCTGGGGGAGGGATGTTCAGAGATGCTGAGGAGCTCCTGGAGCCTCCATcaccccccacctccctgcactGAGGGTGGGTAGGAGCACGGTGCCATCCCCGCTGTGtgcaagcagaaataaatgccTCTTTTCCTATTGCCAAACCTGCTTGGGACCCTATTTAATGGATCTCTGGTTGCCCTCAGCAGGACCCCGCTGTGAGCCATGGCTGAGCAGCGCGTTGGCTCCAAGGGTCGGCGGATGGGATCCAGCCGGCGGCGGCAGCTCCGTAAGGATGTGGGTGAGGAGCCACCGTGGGCAGCAGCTGTGATGCAAAGAGTCCAGGATGTCACCCAGGAGCAGCGTGGGGAGGCACAGGGGTTCATCACTCGTGGAGATATGCAGGTAAGAAATAGGGATGGGGGAGGTTGTGGGGTTCATTCCCACCCAGCCGTCCTATGgatctgtgttttgctgttagaagctgcaggaggaggttATCCCGtgcagcacagaggagctggagctgctctttgATGGGATGGATGCTGCTGGCACCGGGCAGCTGAGCATCGAGGAGTTCACCTCTGGGCTCCGTAAGTGCTGGTAGTGACTCCACGCAGTCAGTGCTTTCCAATGGGGATGCTCAGAATGCAGCCGTGTCTGTGAGCCCAGGGGGGTTGGCAGCACTGAGATCTGGGTGCTGAGGGCTGCGTTTCTGCAGGGCAGTTCCTGAGCTCCCAAAAAGTCAGCAGGGAACAGCGGAGACGGAAAGCAGCATCACGGAGGAGCTGTTTGGTCCTCGCCAGCCCCACGTGGGAGGAGATGGACAGCGAGGAGAAGAAACACTTTGCAGCCTTCATGGAGCAGCTGGGAGTGGATGACAGATGGGAAGAGTGAGCAGCCAGCTGAGCACCCCTGGGTGCCACAGGGCAGGGCTTCCCCCAGTTTGGTGCCCAtgtgggcagagctggagctgcctttGTCCcaggggctggagcacagctACCCTCAGGACCACACGTCCCCTATCGTAGGGACCCCCAACTGATCCATCCTTTcttgctgccctgctcctctCTCCCGGCAGGCAGGAGATCTGGCAGCTCTGGGCCAAGCTGCGGAAGGATGAGCCTCAACTCATGGGTAACTTGGAGGCCTTCCTGGCCAAGATGAGGCACCGCATCCAAGAAGTCCGGAGCAAGAAGGAGGCCTTGGAGGAGACCCTCAACAAGTGAGTCCCTGCCGGGGAGGTGCACCcaaggaggaagaaatgcagaCCCTCCCAGCACAGAGGATTCACATTGTGCCCATATTTGGGCTCTATCTGCAGCCATGCACCCCATGGCCCTGCTGGGTGAATGAACCTCCGGGCTGTCCGTGGGTCTATGGGCAATGTGGGATCCCCAGACCCACATCCATGTGGCACAGTTTGACCCTCCCAacctcccaccccctccccaccagGCGCGTGGCTGAGCACAACCAGGAGGTGCAGCAGCTCTGCGAGGCTCTGGAGCAGCAGATCCAAGAGGAACGGCAGCGAAtggagcaggaggtgggggATCCATCCACCCCCTCCCCGAGTCACCCAGCACCCCAAACCCAACTGGGTGCTGATGTTCCCATTGccaccacagagcacagcccgGAGCCGCCTGCACTGTGCGGTGCTGCAGCGAGCATTGGATGCCAGAAACAAGGACATGCAGCGCTTGCTTGCAGCACAGGAGGAGGTGAGCTGACCCCAAACCAATACTGGTGGTGCAGTTCTTTATGTTGCATTCATGGCTCTGGCCCAAACCTGGATGCTCTCTGCAGTTCATCACATTGCACCTCCATTACTCGCTCTCTACCCCCATCCCCgtgatcccttccttccttGGGAGCACATAAACTGAGTTTCCCCACCCAAATCCCTGGGGAAAAACCCACCCCCAGCCCTCGAGCAGGAGGTGaccctgctgtgtgcctgcagctggaagcacagtgctgcagcctgagcagcACACAGCGAGCTGCCAGTGCTGAGAACCGACAGCTGGAGGAGAACAACCGCGCactggaggagcagctgcagcacatccatgcacagctgcagcagacaCACGAGTGCCTGCGGGCTGCCGTGGCTCAGCAAAGGGCTGAGGAAGCGCGGTGAGTTGCTTCTGCTCACATCTGGTTCCTTTCTGGGAGTTGCAGCAGATGGGGAATGAGCTGGATGGGTCTCGGCCATCGTTGGCTTTGGGATGGTGTGAAAGGTACGGGGATGTGGTGTGGTTTGGTATGAAAAGTATTGGGAAGAGAAGTCAGGATTATCAGCACTGTGTTGATATAGCCCTCCCAGCACTGGTGCCAAGGACATGGGTGGGCTCTGCTGGCCCAGTCCTGAGCATAGCAGAGCCCATCACTGCTTCCAGGGCTGCAGAGGACTCTGGAGAGGGGATGGATGGGGTGAAGGGATGCAGTTTCCATTGTGACCCCATGCTCTGTGCTTACAGGGATGGAgtggaggcagagctgctcgGTGAGATGCCGCCATCCCCGCAGGTACTGCAGGTGTGCACAGTGGGGGGCTGTTAGGGCATCAcatggagcagcactgtgctgtgtgggCCCTTGGGAAGGGGTGAGCAGCAGCGTACGGGGCTGCTACCCCCATATCTTGGGTGGGAATATGtggaaactgaagcagaaaagctgagaaTGGTTTCAAATGGATACACGACTTTGccaagctgctttttttcccccttcttctcttttcctccctttgccACAGATGagcccagagcagccctgcttgGAGATGCAGGTCCAGTTGGGTCCCCAGGGCAGCGAGCCCAAGCGCAGGAGCACCCACCATGTGTAAGGAGTCCTGGGCCCCAGGAGCTGCACCCACATCCTCCATCAAGGCCAAAACTCCCCCCCTTTCAGTGCTCTGTCCCATTGCTTTGCTCATCcccttttctgttcttcccaGGGTTTGGGAAAAGCCCCCAACAGACACAAACCCGTCACGGCTGCTCTCTGTAGAAGAGGATCCTTTCCCTGAATTCCTGAAAGAGGAACGGTTTTCTGGCCAAGGCTCTTTGCTAAGAGAGATGAATGATGCAATAGAGGCTCTGAGCACGCAGAAGCTGCAagcactgggagctgctgggagctgcccaCACGATGATGCTGAGCCCCAAACAGGAGCGACTGGGGACGGGACACAGGCTGGTGCGtctgcaggagctcagcaggAGGGGGCAGCCCAGGGAGACAGCGTGGAGAGAGCAGGGCAGAGCATGGAGCAGGTGGAAAGGGTGTTGTCTGTGcagggaagggagcagcaggTGCTAAAAGAGGTTGAGAGCCCGCAAGAGGCATTGGGAGAGAGCACGGAGATGGGCGAGAATCctggggtgggggtggagggAGAAGGATGGGTGCAGGGAAAGATGGAGTGGGAAAAGGTGCAGCTCCAAGGAGAACATTTGGAGGCAGTTCTCAATGCTCGGGAGGTGGAGCTCCCAGTGGGCAGCTTTACCACCGATGTGCTTTGGGTGCCAGGAGAGCACCTGGAACCAGAGGTGCCGGGATGGGTTGAGGTGCAaatggcagcagtgcagggggTGACGGAAGCTCCCAACCCCAAAGAAGTGGACGGAGAGGGGAAAGAAGTGGACGGAGAGGGGAAAGAGGTGGACGGAGAGGGTAGTggtgcagtgcagctctgctgggaagaGACTGAGGGgactgagctgcagcccctgagTGCAGCTGGTGACCTGGGTGCAGAGCAGGTGGAGGACATGGGGCCAGATGTGCAACTGCTGGAGGCTGATAGAGCAGAACCAGAGCTGGAGGGGGGTGCTGAGGTTGCTGTAGTGCTTGGTGAGGGACTTTCCTTAGCAGCAATCCCTGCAAGGAGCCCAGCTGGTGGGCTGGTCCTGGTCAGTGCTCAGGCAGTGGAAATGAAGGAGGCAGAGGAGCAACTGTTGGGTGAGGTTGGTGAACCAGAGTTAGTAGAAATGGAGGGGGAAGAGGATTCTCAGGTGGACACGCAGCTGCAGTGGGGTCCCAGTCAAGAAGCTCCATTGGGAGGGGAAGGCCATACAGCTGTGCAGCTCACACAAGAGGCTGAACATGAGGAACAAGATGTACAGCACCTGAAAGAAGAGAGGGGGATGGAAGTGATGCAGGAAGAGGGCAACAATAAGGATGAGATGGTCCTGGTCAGTGCTGAGGCAGTGGAAATGAAGGAGGCAGAGGACTCTCCAGCAGAGACCCTGCTGCATGGGATTCCCAGCCCAGAAGCCCTGAAGGATGGATTGGATGACACAGCCATTCCTCTTGGGGAGGATGCTGAGGATGGGGGACAAGAACTGACTGAGCCTGGGCTGCCCAATCAGCCTGTGTGTGacctgcagggagcaggagccAGGCAGGCAGAGGGGGCTGCTGTGGAGCTGCCACCCCAAGGGGAGGCTGgaagcctggagctgctggaggccCTGAGTAATAGTGCCCATGTGCAGCTGCTTGCAGAGCTGGGGGAGATTAATGAGAGTCTGGAGGCAGAGATTAATGAGAGTCTGAAGGCAGAGATTAATGAGAGTCTGCAGCCCATGAGTGTGGCTGGTGACCTGGGTACAGAGCAGGCAGAGAACGTGGGGCCAGATGTGCAATTGGTGGAGGAAGCTGATAGAGCAGATCcagagctggaggagggagctgctgcagtgcttggtGAGGGGCTTTCCCCAGCAGAAATCCCTGCTGGGAGTCCAGCTCCATATGGGCTGGTACTGGACAGTGAGCAtgagctggaagggaaggaggCAGAGTCACTtgtgcagctggaggagctcaTGTTATCCCATGGAGAGAGCGCTGGAGCTGATAGGAAACCTctgtgtgcagcagggctgtgggcagtggCAGAGAGCCCAGCTGTGGCTCTAGAAGCAGCTCCGTGCATGGCTGACAACACAGATGTGTGGGATAGGAATGTTGAGCCTGCCCTGCATCCtgagtgtgctgctgctgctgagcatgcTCATCCAGATGCAGTGCTGGTAGCAGTCAGTGGTCCAGACCAGCAGATCCTGGAGGAAACCCAGAGGATGAGCGCTGATGCAGAGGGGAGGCCTCTGGATGGAGCTCGAGGTCTGGAAGTGGTGCAGGGAGCGAAGCTAGAGGCAGAAGCAGGGATTTTAGTTGAAGCTCAGCATTTGGATCTAAAGCAGGGCCGGGATGCCAATGCAGCCACACTTGCCTCTCCCGTCTCCGAGGTACCGTTACAAATCAGCACATTAAATCAGGATGTGATGATGCAGGAGGGTGTTCTCATTCCAGATGTGCAGCGGCTAGGTGGTTCGggacaggcagcccagaggcagctcCAGGAGCAGGTCTCAGCACAGGCAGATAAGGGGAGGCTTCAcgctgctccccagcagccaCAGAAGCCACCAGGCATGATGGAAGCAGAACAAGCAGCTGCTGGACCTGCCGAGACTCCGAAACAAGAAGTGCTGCCAACATCAGCCCTTCACATGGGGATCCAACAGGGGGAAGAGGCTGCAAAGGATCTCTCAGGGATGGCCCTGGGGGACAGTCTGCTGGTGGAGGCAGTCAGTAGCAGGGTGCAGCTCTtagaagagcagagagaagagctcGATGTGGAGAAGAAACAAGAGATGGAGCAGAAAATGAGCGTGGGAGGTGAGCCCAGCCCCAGAGAGCCAGAGGCTGTGACTGTGAATAGAGCAGGAGCCCCAAAGGGCTCCCGGGAGCCGGACCACGTCTACAATGTGCTGTTTGTTGGGGACTCCCACGTGGGCAAAACATCCTTTCTGTACCGACTGTGTGCTAACGCCTTCAACCCAAACATTGCTGCCACAATAGGTAAGTCAGCTCTGCACCCACACGGGTGACCATCACAGTTCCCTCCACCCCACGAGCTGCTGGAGGTCATTTCTTGCACATCACTGCTCATGCCAACCTGTCACTAACAGAGCCACACACACCTGGATGCTTGCATGCAGGCAATGCCAACCCTCCTTAACCTCTCTGGGGCACCAGTAGCTTTTCGTTTGGCTGTATTCTCCTCTCTGAATCAACCTGGTCTTACTCATTGTGAAATCCAAGACCTCACCAAGCTATAAAATACCCCCGGGTTGTGGGTTTCCTTGGGAGCAGCCCATCTCACCTGCAGCCTCCACTGCTTGGTTCCTCCATCCGTATAACAGGAGGGAAAGTCCACAACATCCAGATATCCCTTTCTGTGTCTCAGGGATGGATTATCAGTTCAAGAGCCTCGTGGTGGACAACAAACGCTTTGCTCTGCGCCTGTGGGACTCAGCTGGGCAGGAAAGGtgaggtgctgtgctgggtgagcaACCATGGGGCTGCTTAACAGACATGGATGTTGTTGCTTTGCCAAGGGGATTGTTTGGTTGGTGGAAGGCAATCCTCCCTCTGTCCCCATCCATGtgatgctctgtgctgcctgcaggtaTCGCAGCATCACCAAGCAGTTCTTCCGCAAGGCAGACGGGGTGGTGCTGATGTACGACATCACGTCTCAATACTCCTTTGCTGACGTGCACTACTGGCTCAGCTGCATCCAGGTGGGCAATGCAGGGAAACCCAGCCCCATAAAGGGAGTGTTGGTAACATTTTACATCTCAAATAGtcccctgcagccctgggaaaTGGGGGTTACTCACAGCTACGGGCCCACACCCTTTGGGATGTATCTGGGTGGTGAGTCCAGCTGTGATTCAAGGAGGTGATGCTTGCACTCCTCATCCTCCTCTCTTTCATTGCCCAGGAGGGAGCAGCAGATGGAGTCACGGTTCTGCTTCTGGGGAACAAAACAgactgcaaagcagagaggcaGATCCCTACACTGGAGGGAGTGCGCTTGGCTCAGGTGGGTGCATGACCCCTCAGCACTGAAAGCTGGTCTTGCAGCCACCAGACAACGTGCACTGCACCCTCAGGCTGCAGTCCTTGGCTGTTTACTGTTGTATGAAGCCATTGCAATGCAAGGGAAAGCACGTTTCTCTGTGGGTTCTGTGTCTTCCAGGAGCACCAGCTCTTGTTTTATGAATGCAGTGCTGCCTCCGGCCACAACGTCACTGAGTCCATCGTCAGCCTGGTCAGGTGAGGAGCACGTTTGGGTTTTGCCAAGGTTTTAATGGGATCCCTCCTGTATTTCCTATGGGAAATGCTGGTGTGTCACTGCCACCGGAGCTTCTATATAGGGGGGAAATGTGTGGCTCATTTGCTCCCTTTTTGCCCAGGGCACTCAAAGTTTCTGAAGATCGATTGAGAAACAAGGCAGAGGAGGAACCAAAGCCAcctcagaagaaaaagggaTGCTGCTGGTGATGGAGAGAGTCCTCGCTGTGGTCTGAAACTGCAGTGACAGACGgaaaagcagctggagatgAGCAGAGACCACAgggtggctgtgctcagagaaATCAGGGTTATGAACTGCACCAGGGAGGGTGTGATATCGCAGTGACTGCAGCTGAAGAAGCAACACCAGCTCTCTTAGACACGTGCTTCTCCTTTGCATCTCAGTGCTCCTCTGTATCACCAGAGCCTCCATCCCTTACATGGCTGCTCCCACCCCATCCCTCTGCCACTGCCTGTCTTCCCTTGGCCCTAATCCTTGAAGGACCCTTTTTGCTTAATGCAATACACGCTCCCATTCACTCCATGGCAATCCCCTTCTGCCAC
The genomic region above belongs to Excalfactoria chinensis isolate bCotChi1 chromosome 23, bCotChi1.hap2, whole genome shotgun sequence and contains:
- the CDKN1A gene encoding cyclin-dependent kinase inhibitor 1; translated protein: MPLAQSRAGPMPCSSKACRNLFGPVDHEQIRNDFEELLRQELEEAQRRWNFNFETETPLDGHFKWERVLLAELPPREAEATSNGSSAPRRVPSKDGVNGARCGAAQQSSELSRVGSAQHLKRGQSTVKDFYSSKRRVVHDKPKL